The DNA segment ACATGCAGAGCTATCAAACTTACTAGTAGATTGAATCATCCACTGATTTACAAAACCCTAGCTTTTTTGCTTACTGATGAAGAATGAGAGAATATTTAAAGTGGAAAGAAGAAACCATAATGTAAACAAAAGGAGAAAAAACCATCAGAATGTAGTACTTTACCTCATATTTATACTCACAATCCCTTATTTTGGATTTTGACAAGTGACAATATTTACTGAAGTTATCATTTGTTTTCCCTACAAGGACCTGAGGCAAATAAAGGAAAATCCGGTAAAGTTGACTTTTAAAGATAGACTAGTTAAGAAAAAAGTCAAATCAGTCTAGTCAACTCTCAACTAATCTTATTATGATAACCAACTTGAGTAGTGTTCAGGCAAATCGATATATTACATATTGGCGGTGACTCGTGTATGGCGTGGTCTTATAGAAATTAAGTCTCTTGCAGCTTTCTTATACACTTGGTAGGCTCTTCATACTCAGCCAAACTCTTGGGTGTATTTTTTCTTCACTTGAAGATACCTTGTAATTAAGTCTTTAGATACCGCCAACGAGTGGATACTTTCACGCCAGAATACACTCATTCTCGCCAGTGAACCAGTAGAGTGGCGAATCGTACTATCACAGTATGCCAAAACGTTTATCGAGTATACTTTACTCTCAAATTGGATCCACCGAATTTGGGATGTGACACACCTCTAGATTTTCCCCTTGAAAACTTGGCAATAAATACTCAATGTTTACAAATCAGATTGTAGTTACTCACAAAGTAGTTCTTCAATGAACATATTCAAGTGCTCCCAATAAGCTTTCATTACATAATCTAGAGAAGCCTCAAAGCATATATTAAATTCAGATTGCTAACATAGATTCTAAGTGAATATAAAGTAATTCATTGAAAATAACAACTACAAGATAAACATTCAAAGTATAATCAATCGAAGATAAGATTTCCAAAAATCAACAACACAATCTCGATCAAATCTCCACATTCCAAGGGCTGAATTGATTCACTTTAATCCAATCCAATCTTCAATAATCACGGATTGGTTTCCATAGATGGACCGtagtattttcaaaatatcatcaCATTCACTAGTCCAAAGGTTTTCTTCATTAAATTGTCAACTGGCCCAACTCAAATATGACAAGTTAGTTCACTATTTCAGTGACAGTTTGCAATGGGCACAACCGAGTACCAATCATCTCATTCAACACAACTTACCTCAACATAAtacacaataaaaataatataaatttcaaataatataaaattaataattaataataaagctcaaaattaataataaaacattcaaaatttaaaaagatattaaattaGGAACTGTAACTAAACAAAATGATAgatgacaaaaaataaaaaataaaattgaaaaaataatgaaaagatgATACATCATAGTACCACCAGAAGAAAAGTAACAaaatttatatcaataaaaaaaattgaaaatcattaattaaaagtaaaaataacccTACAACCAATACCCATTGTTGGCATAGTAAAAAAGAGATCCCACAACAGTTTTAAACTTATCATGAATTATTTTCCTTTGCATAGCCTAagcataaaatttatattaatcatCCCAATTATATAGGTGTCTCTCTCTGTAGAGGTTTTTCTCCCATCTTGTGAGTTTCTTTCTCAGTACGAGTTAGGTTGAGTCTGATCTCAGTTTAGGTTTCCTTCATTGAGTCTAGGTGGAGTTAgggctagtttttttttttgagttgtcTCATTatgaatatttggttttaatctttttacttttgGAGTTTTCCATTACAAGCAAAAGGATAGAAATCAATTTTACACCAATTCAATTCTTAATCAATCAGGAATCCAAGTTTCGTGGTATCTGAGGGGGTTATGGAAATCTCTCTGGAATAAAAAGATGAAGAGAGTAGGGATTTAATGAATTTTACTATTATGGGTAAGATTCAGGCGAGGAGGATCCTTAATTGAAAAGGAGTGATCGAGATTCTTAAGGGTATTTGGGTTCTTTTGCATacccaaaacataaaatttactaaacaAAATGATAGATGACAAAAAAAAACtgacaaaaataatgaaaagataataCATCATAGTACCACCGGAAGAAAAGTAACAAAAtttataccaataaaaaaaattgaaactcataaattaaaagtaaaaataacccTACGACCAATATCCACTGTTGGCATAATTAAAAAGAGACCCCACTATAATTTTAAACTCATCATGAATTATTTTCCTTTGCATACCCAAAGCATAAAAATTCATATTAATCATCCCAATTATATAGGTGTTTCTCTCTGTAGAGGTTTTTCTCTCGTCTTGTGAGTCTCTTTCTCAGTATGAGTTAGGTTGAGTCTGATCTTAGCTTAGGTCTCCTTCATTGAGTCTAGGTGGAGTTAgggctagtttttttttttttttgagttgtctcattatgaatatttgatttttaatcGTTTTGCTTTTGGAGTTTTCCATTACGAGCAAAaggatagaaattgattttacaCCAGTTTAATTCTTAATCAATCAGGAATCCAGGTTTCGTGGGGTTATGGAAATCTCTCTTAAATAAAGGGATGGAGAGAGTAGGGATTTAATGAATTTTACTATTGTGGGTAAGATTCAAGCGATGAGGATCCTTAATTGAAAAGGGGTTATTGAGATTCTTAAGGGTATTTGGTCGAGTGACACGATTCTATGTGTTTGGGAAGTGAGTGAGAATATCTATCATGTTTCCTTTTGGTCGGCGAAATTGATGAATCAAGTAATTGAGGAGAGCCCATGGAATATTATGGGGTTTGCAATTCAATTCCAGCGTTGGGAGAAATGTCTTGTGGTTTTAGAGATGCATTTCAATTCCCTGGACATTCCAGCATAAGATTTTCATTGCATCTGATTGCCCTGCCCTGCAGAGCCAACCGATATCTCAGAATCATGAACAAAGACATGTCCAGTAGTTTTCCCTGAATCCATTCTACTAGAAATTGAAGAAAACTGAGTACTGCAAGATCTCTTCTTCCCCTCCCTAATCTCCATTGGACAATCCTCTTTTATCAACTCACTATTCGAATCAAGATTCTCTAAATCCTCAAAATCGAAGATTAATTCCCCCCCATATTCAATCCTAAATTAGCCCCCACTTGCCTTAAAAAATTTGTGTTTCAAAACAGCACTTGTATTGCACCATGCTCCCCATCCTAACCATTACCTAGTGTTTTCTTCAATTCACCCAGTTGTGGGCCCTTCCCCTTCTCCTTTAACCATAGATTCTGTTGTGACGCCAGTGCCTCCAAggcgcagcggaaaaataaaataattaaaatattccggcaatccaaaccaaggatccatgtgtaaggaactaatcggggtgataaaaaggtttcgaaattaccgaaacttcaatctgagtagacagcgacgtCTAGGCAACAGGAATGCtaaaccactatcgaaccaagccgcaaccttttccaatgtcggcctctacgtagtccacccgattgacaatgaacggtagaaatcccagaaaactattttcagagaATATTTTGCTAAACGGCTGTTAGACCACATTGCATATTTTCGggctagtttttatatatatattttagggtttttaccctttctatatataactccctcttaattggtatatatttataacgaattttaattcattaaaattaatccgaatataataattatcattcaaataaatataataatgtttaacagaaaaattataattacattaattataataaagatttcggtaaactatatttatttaaacttatatacgaactaagttacaagaagtcatgattcgacataaccttttgtgattaacctttcatgtattaatccttaagtcctatatctttggaatggacacaagtcatgaaaTAGTCACATTTGCATAGTctatcccatgtttcttgatgctttgagtagattatgatacacaaataagtatgacatctcatatcaacttatttgagcatggccatctatttctagcctcactcaatcaagtggcctgagatattactcccattatgtaggagggacttatcctatattgatcaactatatccctcaacatagattgtggtatatccaacatcagtctttatagaacaaccagttacggtgtttgtttgactgtatcaaaatatacaactcacgatgttgggataaagaTGATCTTAAGTATGAGGGTCATATACATAtgaatcactatgagtaatgttgtgacaattacataataatccaagaaacatactacataataatccaagaacatactcatagcgggtcaatccaatatgttgttctctaacacacatattcatgcattgattctgacactccatatcaatgacaactctttatcatcaatcaactacatgttagtcttaatgcattattattgtcctagccaacaataatacttgactaaggatcttttaagaataatcatattattctcaggacattattataaaacagtttatttatgcacacagaaaagaaactgaaataataatggcaacgccttatattaataaacatgataaaccaagcatgttattacaaccatctcgtgattgatctttgggcatactcttacagaTTCGACATCACCATTGCCCTTTTGGGGATCGCCTTAATAGATAGGTCCCATTTAAACTCTTAACTTTTTTCCCATGAACGATTCTAGCTGGGCAAAATCTCTCCAAATGTCTCAATCTGCCACACATAAAGCAAAATACTGATAGTTTTTCATAGCGAAAGCTAGCATAGATACACCCTTTACTGCCTAAAATAATCTTATTTTTCCTAATTAGTAGATTCCTCACATCAATCTGAACTCAGATTCACGTATAACCCATATATACTTGATATAAAGTTTCGCATCAAACTCTAAGAATCGCCCCACAAATTTGCCAAAATGCTTTGCCATTACCTCCGACATTAGACCTGCTGGAAGATCGTGAACTTAGACCTAAAAATTAGACCAAAACAGTGGCACTACCATGGGATCCTCCCCTTCCTGCAATCTATGAAAAACCAACAAATGCTTGTTAAACGTCCAAGGACCCCATTCCTAGAACCTGTCAATATCTATctcataataaaaatgaaaaataaaatgtttttccCCTATATTTGTAATCGTAACGCCACTGTATGGATGCCATAAGTTAGCTAAAGTTGCAAGCATAGCCTGAAACTGCACAACACTCGTTAAGAAATTGCCTACCACACTCAGATCTACCACATCCTCTCACGTCTCCTCCTTCAACTCGACTTGCCAACCTGCCTCTTCCCCTCCAATAATCGACAACGCCGCTAAACCCTCTTTCGTTCTCCAAGCGTCGTCGTCTGCCAAAAGCCCTAATCTATTTCAAAACTTGCTATTAGAAGCAGACTCATAAAACGTACTATTAGAAGCAGGCTTTCAATgccattattattaattaataattgttttaGAACTAAAtgtaacaattaaaatttaataaagacTAATATCatagtttttttctttaaaaagttataaagtaAATTGATTTTAATAATGTCTCGAagagggattaaattatgaaattgttaatatttaaaaaattatgaagtaaataaaccaaaaagagTAAGAACATGTgttaacttaatttaattgtcaaatataaaaaaaatacaatacaattatagtgtttatttccatttttatatcagaccttgtaatatataatatatattatataatttacttTCCATATATTtcagttttaacatttttaataatttgcattataatttttttagcctttattacgtaaaaattaatttaaattatgcgTTCCCTCAACAATTTCAAACAtaatcttaattaattatatttaaggtggaatatatttttttgaacaatctcatatatgtttatatatatataatgcctAGAATTACCCATATAGCTCAAtttataaataggagaataatataCTTTAGTACACTCAAACTCACGTTAACCAgagaaatattttatttgattccaATTAAAATAGATACAAGCATTAAATCTCTTTCAATTCTAGTAGTTATCACGCATAACTTATACTCTTAAttcaaaatattacttttatttttttaatttaatagcataattattcaaaagttatatatatatatatatatcaaactttTCTTTGCCATAATGGTTCAGTTCCTATTATTATCAATGATACAAGTCGGATCCTAGATGTAGAAATAGAAGGGGGCATACCCCCCTTCTCCATCGAAAGAGATAATATTATCGCAGATACAACGCATAACATAAGGAATTAACCAAATTTACCCGATGTAGAGGCAATCAAGAAAGCCgcataagtaaatatatatatatttccataaTTATTTAACTTAGACAATCTATCTATAAAACTTTTCTAATTAATATGATGggtttaagtttatatattttatgcataatgatttgtttatttatgtaaaacaaagtatatattttataattaggattcattttgatttgattatctttatttttaaatgcataaattattcaatttacaaGATTCAATCCAATTACAGAAACAAATCCCTTTGAATTGAACCATCTACCTATTTTATCTCCTTTTATTGTTCTAAGCGTAGACTGTGCTCCTATCTTTGAGGATCTCTGTTATAAAATTTTCCCATTTTGTAACTCTTCACATCACCCTTTATTTTCCCTCGATCTTAAAATCAAACTATACACTCCTAAACTTCATTTTGTTtgcttttataaatttttttgaattggcAAAGGTTAAGCTTATGTTCATATTTCTTGTTTAATTTTAATCCCCCCATTATCATCAACCTTGTAATTGTATGATAGATTGCTTAATGTATCACCTGCAGGACTTGTCGAATTACATGCAACTTTGCATAACATTCTAACTATGGCTGATGAAGATGTTAGGCAGTCTTTACTTTCGTCTACCAATGATTCACTAAATCTCAACGAGACGAAGGCCATTCAAAGAAGAAAGTCACATCACCGGTCAAAGGGTCCTTCAGAGAAAGAATCTCAAGAGCAAGAAAAGGTGTTGCAGCCTCTTATAAACGTTGAACCAACATTTGTAGGATTAGAGTTTAGGATCAAGTATGTGTTATTGTTGTTAGCCTTGTATCTAGGTATAGGCACCATTTGGTTTTTCCTTATCAAGAACCAGATTTATGGTAAGAAAACCAATGGGGTCATAGATGCTATTTACTTCTGTGTTGTGACAATGACCTCAGTGGGATACGGGGACCTTGTACCCCACAGCACATTGGCTAAGATACTTTCCTGCATTTATGCTTTCACTGGTGTGTCTCTTGTTGGTTTAATTCTAAGTAATGCAGCTGATTACATTGCGGAAAAGCAGGGAATTCTCTTGGTTAAAGCCATGCTTAAGAATGAAAAGTTCAATACAGCTGAGGTACTTATGGATGTTGAAACCAACAGAGACAAATATAAATTCTTGATGACTTCACTGCTACTTGTGGTGCTTATAATTTCTGGGATAAGCTTCTTAATTCTAGTTGAAGGAATGGAATTCATTGATGCTTTTTACTGTGTATGTTCCACAATGACCACCCTTGGGTATGGGGACAAAAGCTTTTCAACACAAGAGGGACGTATCTTTGCTATTTTGTGGATACTGAGTAGCACGATTTGTTTAGGTCAGTTCTTTCTCTATCTAGCAGCGCTATACACTGAGAGAAGACAAAAATCACTGGTTAAATGGGTTCTTAATAGAAAGCTAACTCCTTCAGACCTTGAGGCAGCAGATATGGATCACGATGAGGTGGTAAGGTAAAAAGTTCGCATCACATACGCACAAACCAGCTAGGGCTTGCATGCTGCATGCTGTATattgcatatattatatatatgatgctTATTTGTTGTGAATTATCTCTATCACAGTGCTGCAGAGTTCATATTATATAAGCTGAAGGAAATGGGAAAGGTTTGCCAGGATGACATTTTGCTATTGATGGAAAGGTTCAAAGCTCTTGATGTTGATCACTCGGGAACTTTGACTACAGATGATTTGATTTTGTCCTAACACCTACACCACAAATTCTGATAAATCTGACTCTTAACTAGTTTGCCACTGTAATTATCAACGTTATTGATCAAGAATTCCATGGATATTCTTTAACATTTAAAAGACTTGTTCCAATTTCGAAGGCACTTTTATAGCATTTTAGGGAACAATATATGGTTGCGGCTTAGATTATTTCAATTTGGATCATCtagaaatgagaaatatgatCTCAAAACATGTTACAAATAATGTCATGTAACTGCAACTTGTTATATGAAGTGTTGTTATTTGAACAATTACATCTGTATAGCACAGTGCCAAAGAACACATATAGAGAGAAGCCAGTACTCCATATACAGCATTATTCCGAAACATACAATAATTTCCAGGTAAATTGTACATTGCTTTTACATTTTGAAAAAGGGAAGTTAAAAGAAGATTACAGCTTTTATATATGCAGTGAACTAGTTCACTCAACTTTCTGAGGCTCCTGATCTATATGCTCCAGCCGGGCTGCTGCAACGTAGTCCAACAGTCCTTCACCCGCTTTTTCACCATGAGCTTCATTCGCCAACTGTGAAACGCCACCGAAAGCCATTATTGCCACCAATAATACGGTGGTAGAAGCGAAAAGAGGCCAAAAGTAGGCGAGAATGGTGAGCATGCTGGGGGCTACATATGATAGGAAGGCGATGATGGATGAGACAAAGATTACTAAGATGAAATGAAATCTGTATTGGTTCAGCTTTTGTTGGATACCCATTGGCTTCATTGCTaagcaataaaaaaagaaaatcaaaggaAGGAGAATAATAGTGGAAACAATTGGTTACTAGGCTACCTCTTTTTGgtatatatgatgttatgtggAATATATTAAGATTGTAGATGGTGGGTGTTAAGACTTGGagacttatttttttattttttgctttctGCTTACTTTATGTCTTGTTTTCCTTGGGAGAGATTCTTCTTTTTTCCTAAATAATTCTACTTACATTTTGGCTCTATTTCTCTAATTACATCCATAGCCCTCTCCTGGTTTTGTTCGCTCACAAAGTCTTTCCAACTTTAAAGCCTAGGTCTAATTCTATCACCAGTGTCTGTACTCTTTgaacttttgaaatttagtccctttgTTTCTAATTTCATGGATTTATTTATTTGCTAAACCAATTCTTTCATTAAAAAGCTAAAAGGTTCCAAACCAGCTTATTGTTTGAACACTAAAATGCAACCGAGTGGCCACTGCttttagataaaaaaacaaacaaactaaaGCTCTGATGAAACaccataagaggaaagaaaacaaagttATCAATTAGAATTTTAAGTTTTGGATCAGACAATAAAAAAGGGTCTAAATTCTTAGAAGTCTAAAGAGTACAGGGACTCTAGTTATAATTAAACGTAAAGTTGAAATCAAACCCAATATGATTAGGAAGGGCAGAATAGAGAATAAGGAATGCAATGTATTGGAATATATGCTTTGTCCACTACTAGGGTTGGGCGGTTgctttgtccctaaatcgagtgGACACCGCTTTCTGATTGAAAGTAAGATTAAGATTAGATGAGATTAGATTAATAAATATGAAAGGAAAGGCATACATATTGCTTTTTCTTATCATTTCTGCAACATAGTTATGAGTTATTTAGAATATAGATTAGAtgttgagagaagaaaaaactGGAAGCCCTTGGTTTTTGTATATTCTTTACTATTCTATATTGCCTAATCCCCCATTCCAAATAAAAGGTAACTTTTGTGGAACGTGGAGGAGGATAATTAcattttttatgcttttttttggaagttaaaaaaataattggtatcaaaattaaattatatatttttacgacaataaaaatataattttatcatttcaatagtttttatctttataattttaaaaaattaaatcaaaattttataatatttagagaattaaagtgtaattttactattactaatttcaaattttataaattataaataaccctaaattaaaattttttcattttaagtaaaCCGAGGCTCCTGAGCCTAGCTTTGCCACTGCCTTGTtctcatatataaaatatataacatattcaccttttattttatacattaaaaaattacataataagacataaattaataattttaaaagatgGGTAAAACTAGATGGTGGTTTGACCTGAAAGCCCGTCTAAAAAATaagagggtttaaataaaaatataggctaaaaaaaaggtttggacaaaaaaaaaagctcgtttagaaaatgggttaaACCTCGAGTAAGGTTTTTTGGCCCAGGCCAGActtgaatttgcaaaaaaaaaactgttgttttgctgttgttttccaactattttactactattttctcACTGTTTTGttattactattttgttgttattatttggatattgtatatacttcttgtttttattgttacttttactattattttagagacatttgcttgttaagttacacctatcttagtgttatttaagtataaatgttttttaaatttattttcaatttgtcgggaaacatttattttaatatttttagtgttttttatgcattctattttttattttttatattaaaaataaaataaaaaaataatacaggACGACCATgcttgaataaaattttagacaaacctaaatttttattaagaACCAACCTCAATATGACCTGacccataagggcaaaacaaaaTAAGCATTTCACAACTATTCCACTCCACTACATGAATTCTCATTCAGAGCATGTCATACTAGGTGAGGAACAATTTGTATCACAATTCATGTCAATTTACAATGTATTGTTTGTGTATAAattaaagggtaaactataaaaataatcatttttgttttttcaggttacattttagttatttatgtttaaaatgttacgttttagttacttatattattgttttgttacgaagtacTCACTCTACTACTAATTCCGTTATGTCTCTAATGACAGTCCAAATAGGgtttaaatgccaacttagatgTTCTACATgatagtccaaattaaatttatttaattaaaaaattattttcatcctAGCAACTGGACATCTCAATTAgcatttaaaaatcattttggaCTACCACGTAGGACTGCCTTTAGGGAAGTAATGGAGTTACAACAGTAAAGTAACCACTTTGTaataaaacgataacgtaagtgactaaaacgtaacatttaaaatataaataactaaaatataatataagacaaacaaaaatgactatttttatagtttatcctAAATTAAAAGTCAAGATAAACTGAAAATACTCCATCCTAACATTTTTTTTTCCTAAAGCCATGAGAGTCGGCCCATAAAAATGGATTGTTAATGATGGGAATTGGCATGGGCCACTAAACTTGAAACGGGCTAAATGTTTGAAGCTATAAATTGTAATCAATAGTAATGGGCCTCTCTCAACCCAAACAACAAGAGCTATCATACAATATAATTTACCAACTCTTAACTTAAACCTAACAGAAACAGAAAAAGACGTGATCGCAATTAACATCGCTTTCAAATTAAGATTAATGGAGATTTCAATTAAGCTATGATTAACATCAAAAACCCCTTAACCTTAAGCAAGGTTTATCGGTTGTTGGTGGGGGATTGGCTTGGTAGAGTTTGAAGTCTTCCCTTTGTCGCCTACCTATGTCCAAATTGGCTTATCCGCGTTAACCCTTGTACCAGCTGGACCTCTcctcctttatttttctttacatATCAAATACCCTATCTCCAATCACACTTTTAAGCAAAGATGAGTTTTATATCTTTTTAGTTTCTGAATGCATCCACAAAAGTAATGAGCTCAGTAACAAGTTTTAAAACTACTGAAATAATTAATAAACCAAAAGATGAATAATATAATAGATATTAAatcaatagatttttttttatgagtTTCAGATAAGGGTCATTATCtgcataaaaaagaaagaaagaagggtcATCAACACCTTATTAACTTGGTCTCAATTCAAACAGTGTGTTTGAGTGCCTTCAACTAATACAAACAAAAGAACAACACCTTGGTTTCAGCAATATTTAGCGCCTAAGGAATCCATTTTTTTCCAGAGGAGGACATTTCCATCAACCGAAGGAGGATCATGTCATATATCTCAACAACTCCCCTCTTTTCTATATCTCTACTTCTTTTTTTGTTTGCTCCAACATAAATCAATAGCAAATATTAAAAGAAACCCCGTTTTGAAAGGGTTCAGAAAATAATACTTCTGCTTACTTTCAGCTGACATCAATTTCGAATTTGATTCCTAGACAACTTTTATCCAATATAGCTAAACATAGAGTGTGGAAAAGAATGACAACCGAGCAAAGCATTGCAAATCATAAACATGATTAGAataaagataaattaaattttctattattgaCTCAGTTCTTTTTAGATTTATCTGTCATACACTAAGTTTGCAGCAAATGGCACCAGCTAATACAGTAtttgttatataaataaattttgatttttggaaa comes from the Gossypium hirsutum isolate 1008001.06 chromosome A06, Gossypium_hirsutum_v2.1, whole genome shotgun sequence genome and includes:
- the LOC107963126 gene encoding two-pore potassium channel 1, yielding MADEDVRQSLLSSTNDSLNLNETKAIQRRKSHHRSKGPSEKESQEQEKVLQPLINVEPTFVGLEFRIKYVLLLLALYLGIGTIWFFLIKNQIYGKKTNGVIDAIYFCVVTMTSVGYGDLVPHSTLAKILSCIYAFTGVSLVGLILSNAADYIAEKQGILLVKAMLKNEKFNTAEVLMDVETNRDKYKFLMTSLLLVVLIISGISFLILVEGMEFIDAFYCVCSTMTTLGYGDKSFSTQEGRIFAILWILSSTICLGQFFLYLAALYTERRQKSLVKWVLNRKLTPSDLEAADMDHDEVVSAAEFILYKLKEMGKVCQDDILLLMERFKALDVDHSGTLTTDDLILS